A single Nicotiana tabacum cultivar K326 chromosome 5, ASM71507v2, whole genome shotgun sequence DNA region contains:
- the LOC107792584 gene encoding putative multidrug resistance protein — translation MVFLKFVGGICWTRTAERQTSRIRMEYLKSILRQEVSFFDNQNASSTSFEVVSTISADAHSIQDAIAEKIPNCIAHLSTFIFGLIVAFYLSWRLALASLPFSLGFVIPGVAFGKLLMMQGMKMKDAYGVAGNVAEQAISSIRTVYSYVGENETVERFSHALEESLNLGVKQGLTKGLLLGSMGMIYVSWAFQSWAGSVLVANRGESGGRVFISALCVVLGGLSCMNALPNISFITEATIAASRIFKLIDRVPQIDSEDGKGKVLAYVRGDIEFKEVTFSYPSRPDVQILQDFSLKVKAGRTVAIVGGSGSGKSTVISLLERFYDPTNGDILVDGHKTKKLQLKWLRSQMGLVNQEPVLFATSIKENILFGKEGASMKMVVEAAKAANAHDFIASLPDGYDTHVGQFGFQLSGGQKQRIAIARALIKDPKILLLDEATSALDAQSERIIQEALDQASQGRTTIIIAHRLTTIRTADKIVVLQSGRIVESGSHDELMSKSDEEGGVYFKMVNLQKSTANGEGSSSPYLPKESGSYTRRSYANVPRSPFVSTSSWKNSPASPFSPAISVIYAPSVHTCSYYDSDDEYLENFSYPSPSTWHLLQMNAPEWTIALLGCLGAITFGTLQPVYAFSLGSVVSAYTSNDISKIKSEIKVYSIVFLSIGLSSFVANLLQHYNFAKMGEKLTKRVREKVLSNLLTFEVGWFDQDQNTSAAVCARLSTEARVVRSLVGDRMSLLIQVSASASVAFVLALIVSWRVAIVLISIQPLLIASFYSRSVLMKRMSERSQKAQNEGSQLASEAVINHRTITAFSSQDRMLDLFAKTQNGPRKENIRQSLLSGVGLFCSQFLTTAAIALTYWYGGRLMNKNLLSSKHLFQVFFLLMSTGKNIADTGSMTSDLARGSSAVASIFAILDRKTEIEPENPEGLKVTEVLKGKIELKNVFFYYPSRPDQAIFQGMNLKIESGKTVALVGQSGSGKSTIIGLIERFYDPIKGQVLIDDRDIKSYNLKSLRSQIALVSQEPTLFAGTIRDNIIYGKEDAMESEIKNAAIRANAHEFISAMKDGYETYCGERGVQLSGGQRQRIALARAILKNPSILLLDEATSALDSVSENLVQEALEKMMISRTSVVVAHHLSTIQKADTIAVIKNGKVVEQGSHSQLLALGKNGSYYALMKLQSGYSPAT, via the exons TAGCATTTGGAAAGCTACTTATGATGCAGGGAATGAAAATGAAGGATGCCTACGGAGTCGCAGGAAATGTAGCAGAACAAGCAATTTCATCGATTCGCACAGTTTACTCTTATGTTGGAGAAAATGAAACAGTGGAAAGATTCAGCCATGCTCTTGAGGAGAGTTTGAATCTTGGTGTCAAGCAAGGGCTTACTAAGGGATTGCTGTTAGGAAGTATGGGAATGATTTATGTGTCGTGGGCATTTCAATCTTGGGCAGGAAGTGTTCTTGTTGCTAATAGAGGAGAAAGTGGTGGTCGCGTTTTTATATCAGCTCTTTGTGTTGTTCTTGGAGGACT GTCTTGCATGAATGCACTTCCTAATATCTCATTCATCACTGAGGCAACAATTGCTGCTTCAAGAATTTTCAAACTAATCGATCGTGTTCCTCAAATAGATTCGGAAGATGGCAAAGGGAAAGTTCTAGCATATGTAAGAGGAGATATTGAGTTTAAGGAGGTGACTTTCAGCTATCCGTCAAGACCAGATGTCCAGATCCTCCAAGATTTTAGTCTTAAAGTGAAAGCTGGAAGAACAGTAGCAATTGTTGGAGGCAGTGGTTCTGGAAAGTCTACTGTCATTTCTTTGCTAGAAAGGTTTTATGATCCGACAAATGGAGATATCTTAGTTGATGGACATAAAACTAAGAAACTGCAGCTTAAATGGTTGAGATCTCAGATGGGACTCGTAAATCAAGAGCCTGTTCTATTTGCTACATCCATAAAGGAAAATATACTCTTTGGAAAAGAAGGTGCTTCAATGAAAATGGTTGTTGAAGCTGCTAAGGCTGCAAATGCACATGACTTTATAGCCTCTTTACCTGATGGATATGATACTCAT GTAGGACAGTTTGGTTTTCAATTGTCTGGAGGACAGAAGCAAAGGATTGCGATAGCAAGGGCATTGATTAAAGACCCGAAAATTCTTCTACTTGATGAAGCTACAAGCGCTCTGGATGCACAATCAGAAAGAATTATTCAGGAGGCCCTTGATCAGGCTTCACAAGGAAGGACAACTATCATCATTGCCCATCGCCTCACCACAATACGCACGGCTGACAAAATTGTAGTCCTTCAGTCAGGGAGAATCGTTGAATCCGGTTCTCATGATGAACTAATGAGTAAGAGTGATGAAGAAGGTGGAGTTTACTTTAAAATGGTAAACTTGCAGAAATCAACAGCAAATGGTGAAGGGTCATCTAGTCCATATCTTCCTAAAGAGTCGGGAAGCTACACAAGAAGGAGTTACGCCAACGTGCCTAGGTCCCCTTTTGTGTCGACGTCCAGTTGGAAAAATAGCCCTGCTTCTCCCTTTAGCCCAGCAATAAGTGTAATTTATGCTCCCTCAGTTCATACATGTTCTTATTATGATAGTGACGATGAGTATTTAGAGAATTTCTCTTATCCAAGCCCTTCAACGTGGCATTTGCTCCAAATGAATGCACCAGAGTGGACGATAGCTTTGTTGGGATGTCTTGGAGCTATTACCTTTGGTACACTTCAACCGGTTTATGCATTTTCTTTGGGATCAGTTGTATCAGCATACACATCAAATGATATTTCAAAGATAAAGTCAGAGATCAAAGTTTATAGCATAGTCTTTTTGAGTATAGGTTTGAGCAGTTTTGTTGCCAATCTACTCCAACATTACAATTTTGCTAAAATGGGAGAGAAATTGACCAAGAGAGTCAGGGAAAAGGTGCTCTCAAACTTGCTGACATTTGAAGTGGGCTGGTTTGATCAAGACCAGAACACCAGTGCAGCTGTTTGTGCTAGGCTCTCCACTGAAGCCCGTGTGGTTCGATCCCTTGTTGGCGATCGTATGTCATTGCTAATACAGGTTTCTGCTAGTGCCTCGGTTGCTTTTGTGCTTGCATTGATTGTCTCATGGAGAGTTGCTATTGTACTAATATCTATACAACCTTTACTCATAGCAAGCTTCTACTCGCGTAGTGTTCTGATGAAAAGAATGTCAGAAAGATCCCAAAAGGCACAGAATGAAGGAAGCCAACTAGCAAGTGAAGCAGTGATCAATCACAGGACTATCACTGCCTTCTCTTCTCAAGATAGAATGTTGGACCTCTTTGCAAAAACTCAGAATGGCCCCAGAAAAGAAAATATTAGACAGTCATTGCTTTCTGGTGTTGGCTTGTTTTGCTCTCAATTTCTAACCACAGCGGCCATTGCCTTGACATATTGGTACGGGGGAAGACTAATGAACAAAAACTTACTCAGTTCAAAACACCTGTTTCAAGTTTTCTTCCTTTTGATGAGCACCGGAAAGAATATAGCAGATACTGGAAGCATGACTTCTGATTTGGCAAGAGGTAGCAGTGCAGTTGCATCTATTTTTGCTATCTTAGATCGGAAGACTGAGATTGAACCTGAGAATCCTGAAGGCCTTAAGGTCACAGAGGTATTAAAAGGGAAGATAGAGCTGAAGAATGTGTTCTTTTATTATCCGTCTAGGCCTGATCAAGCAATCTTTCAAGGCATGAATCTGAAAATTGAATCTGGAAAAACAGTAGCACTTGTAGGGCAAAGTGGTTCTGGAAAATCCACCATTATTGGCTTGATAGAAAGATTCTACGATCCAATAAAGGGCCAAGTTCTGATTGATGACAGAGACATCAAAAGCTACAACTTGAAGAGCTTAAGATCACAAATTGCTCTAGTGAGTCAAGAACCTACCCTTTTCGCCGGAACCATACGCGACAATATCATTTATGGGAAAGAAGATGCGATGGAGTCTGAAATCAAGAACGCTGCAATTCGGGCTAATGCTCATGAATTTATAAG TGCTATGAAGGATGGCTATGAAACTTATTGTGGTGAAAGAGGAGTCCAACTTTCTGGAGGGCAAAGGCAAAGAATAGCACTAGCACGAGCGATACTAAAGAATCCTTCTATACTTCTCCTAGACGAGGCGACTAGTGCACTTGACAGTGTGTCTGAGAATTTGGTACAAGAAGCATTGGAGAAGATGATGATCAGTAGAACTAGTGTAGTTGTAGCTCATCACTTATCAACGATACAGAAGGCAGATACCATAGCTgtaataaaaaatggaaaagtTGTAGAACAAGGATCACATTCTCAGCTGCTTGCTCTTGGAAAGAATGGCTCCTATTATGCACTGATGAAGTTGCAATCTGGGTATTCTCCTGCTACGTAA